CCATCGAGGCGCCGTCGCGCGAGGACGTCGTCGCGCAACTCCGCCGGCAGCGCCTGTCGGTCGTCAAGGTCGACGAGGATGCGAAGCCCAAGAAGGCGAGGGGCTCCATCAAGATGCGTGACATCGTCATCTTCACGCGGCAGTTCTCGACGATGATCAACGCCGGCCTGCCGCTGGTGCAGGCACTGGACATCCTGGCGCGGCAGACCGAGAACAAGGTGCTGGCCGACGTCACGCGCGCCGTGGTCTTCGACGTCGAGTCGGGGCACACGGTGGCCGACGCGCTGGCCAAGCACCCGAATGCGTTCAGCGAACTCTACGTGAACATGGTCGCCGCCGGCGAGGCGGGTGGTATCCTCGATACCATCCTGATGCGCCTGGCGACGTTCATGGAGAAGAACGACGCCCTGATCCGCAAGGTGAAGGGGGCGATGATCTACCCCGGCGTCATCATGAGCGTGGCCGCCATCGCCATCACCGTCCTCCTCATCTTCGTCATCCCCGTCTTCGAGTCGATGTTCGCCTCGGTGGGGCTCCCGCTCCCGCTCCCCACGCGGGTCGTGATCGGGATGTCGCAGTTCCTCAAGGGGTATTGGTGGGCCATCATCATGGCCATCGGCGGCATCGCCTTCCTCGGCAAGCGCTATTACGCCACCTCGAGCGGCAAGCTGACCATCGACCGGGCGATGCTGCGCTTCCCCGTGCTCGGCGACGTGCTGCGCAAATCGGCCGTGTCGCGCTTCACCCGGACGTTGGGGACGCTGATCTCGTCGGGCGTCAGCATTCTCGACGGTCTGGAGATCACCGCCAAGACGGCGGGGAACCGGGTGATCCAGGACGCCATCATGCAGTCGCGCGCCTCGATCGCCGGCGGCGACACCATCGCCGCCCCGCTGCAGAAGTCGGCCGTCTTCCCGCCGATGGTGATCTCGATGATCGCGGTCGGCGAGCAGACGGGCGGTCTGGACGAGATGCTGAGCAAGATCGCGGACTTCTATGACGAGGAAGTGGACGCGGCGGTGAGCGGGTTGTTGGCGCTCCTGGAGCCGGTGATGATCGTGTTCCTGGGGGTGGTGGTCGGCGGGATGGTGGTGGCGATGTACCTGCCGATCTTCGACATGATCAACGCGGTGCAGTAGGAGAAGACGCAGGGGCGCACGCTCTTTTATCCGCGCGCGCACCTCAATGTCGTCCGGCGCGCACGTGAAACTTGTCCGCGTGCCGAATCAACGCCCGCGATGACGGGCTAGCCTGAAGTGGATGAACAACTTGCGCGGGGGATGGCGACGGTCGCCATCCCCCCGCTCGTGCCTTGGGTATCGCGAAAAGGGACGGACGTTGCAGATGGAATTCGCTGCACGCGCTGGGCATCCTGCCAGGCCCGCGATGG
The sequence above is drawn from the Gemmatimonadetes bacterium SCN 70-22 genome and encodes:
- a CDS encoding pilus assembly protein PilC — translated: MPAFTYTARAANGELKTATIEAPSREDVVAQLRRQRLSVVKVDEDAKPKKARGSIKMRDIVIFTRQFSTMINAGLPLVQALDILARQTENKVLADVTRAVVFDVESGHTVADALAKHPNAFSELYVNMVAAGEAGGILDTILMRLATFMEKNDALIRKVKGAMIYPGVIMSVAAIAITVLLIFVIPVFESMFASVGLPLPLPTRVVIGMSQFLKGYWWAIIMAIGGIAFLGKRYYATSSGKLTIDRAMLRFPVLGDVLRKSAVSRFTRTLGTLISSGVSILDGLEITAKTAGNRVIQDAIMQSRASIAGGDTIAAPLQKSAVFPPMVISMIAVGEQTGGLDEMLSKIADFYDEEVDAAVSGLLALLEPVMIVFLGVVVGGMVVAMYLPIFDMINAVQ